A part of Oncorhynchus clarkii lewisi isolate Uvic-CL-2024 chromosome 17, UVic_Ocla_1.0, whole genome shotgun sequence genomic DNA contains:
- the LOC139369939 gene encoding MYG1 exonuclease, which yields MSPVRLKLQSASLSSAACVAANFMLAPNLLKFTFRTSVFTSVFRNIPVRDSIPVAERRYMSHQPKRLCTENMSGKIIGTHNGTFHCDEVLACFFLHQLPEYKDAEIVRTRDPAELAKCDIVVDVGGEFDPKKHLYDHHQRTFSETFHSLCPEKPWVTKLSSAGLVYLHFGRRVLSQLTSLKEGDRQLEVLYDKLYENLVEEVDAVDNGISQYDGEARYAVSTTLSARVGHLNPRWNSKSQDTEEGFHTALGMVGAEFLDRVDFYQNSWLPARVVVEGAVQTRKQVDPSGEIVVFSQGGCPWKEHLFSLEKELSVDTSIKFVLYPDQNGQWRVQCVPAGLHTFNNR from the exons ATGTCGCCAGTCCGTCTGAAATTACAGTCCGCCTCATTATCTTCAGCAGCGTGTGTAGCAGCTAACTTCATGTTAGCACCGAACCTGTTGAAATTCACTTTCCGAACTTCAGTGTTTACTAGTGTTTTTAGAAATATACCGGTTAGGGACAGTATACCAGTTGCAGAAAGAAGATACATGTCACACCAACCCAAGCGACTCTGCACAGAAAACATGTCTGGTAAAATAATCGGCACCCATAACGGGACATTTCATTGTGATGAAGTGCTAGCCTGTTTCTTCCTTCACCAGCTCCCGGAGTACAAG gATGCTGAGATCGTCAGAACTCGGGACCCTGCAGAGCTCGCCAAGTGTGACATCGTGGTGGATGTGGGAGGAGAGTTTGACCCCAAGAAGCATCTCTATGACCATCATCAGAG GACCTTCTCTGAGACGTTCCACAGCCTGTGTCCAGAGAAGCCCTGGGTGACAAAGTTGAGCTCGGCCGGTTTGGTCTACCTTCATTTTGGCCGGAGGGTCCTGTCTCAGCTCACCTCCCTgaaggaaggagacagacagctggAGGTGCTCTATGATAAG cTGTATGAGAACttggtggaggaggtggatgcTGTGGACAACGGGATCTCCCAGTATGATGGAGAGGCTCGCTACGCTGTCTCTACCACTCTCAGCGCCCGCGTCGGACACCTTAACCCACGCTGGAACAGCAAGAGCCAGGACACAGAG GAGGGCTTCCATACGGCTCTGGGCATGGTAGGAGCAGAGTTCCTGGACCGGGTTGACTTCTACCAGAACTCCTGGCTTCCTGCccgtgtggtggtggagggagctGTACAGACGAGGAAGCAG GTTGACCCCAGTGGCGAGATAGTGGTGTTTTCTCAGGGTGGTTGTCCCTGGAAGGAGCACCTGTTTTCCTTGGAGAAGGAGCTGAGCGTGGACACCTCCATTAAGTTTGTCCTCTACCCTGACCAGAACGGACAGTGGAGAGTCCAGTGTGTCCCAGCCGGTCTGCACACCTTCAATAACAGGTAG